One Chanodichthys erythropterus isolate Z2021 chromosome 10, ASM2448905v1, whole genome shotgun sequence DNA segment encodes these proteins:
- the LOC137027908 gene encoding keratin-associated protein 10-7-like isoform X1: MTARLCCSMIVLLCSSVCWSVRDPEERVREIEPVDLVPPLPAKPGVCPKNYLEVATFRTCRESCAHDRDCPNTEKCCSNGCGHQCMPPYTGKPGVCPRINHGEVGLCVEMCSDDGGCPNDEKCCSNGCGHQCMPPYKEQPKPGVCPSKSLRRKVCAESCVKDGDCPNDEKCCSNGCGHQCMPPYTAKPGVCRSKILERGVCAEMCVDDSDCLNDEKCCSNGCGHQCMPPYTEKPKPGVCPNKLVGACVESCSYDSDCLKDEKCCRNGCGGHQCTAPYKAKPGVCRSKILERGVCAEMCVDDSDCLNDEKCCSNGCGHQCMAPYTEKPKPGVCPNKLVGACVESCSYDSDCLKDEKCCSNGCGHQCTAPYTAKPGVCPNKILVPRTCSESCVDDSDCPKNEKCCSNGCGHQCTAPNRVKPGDCLKPTLCRELLPS; this comes from the exons ATGACGGCTCGACTGTGCTGCTCGATGATTGTTTTATTGTGTTCCTCTGTATGCTGGAGCGTAAGAGACCCCGAAGAACGAGTCAGAG aaatcGAACCCGTTGATTTGGTTCCACCGTTACCAG CAAAGCCAGGAGTGTGTCCTAAAAACTACCTTGAAGTAGCAACGTTTAGAACGTGTAGAGAGTCATGTGCCCATGACCGTGACTGTCCGAACACTGAGAAATGCTGCAGCAATGGATGTGGACATCAGTGTATGCCTCCATATACAg GAAAGCCAGGAGTGTGTCCACGCATAAACCATGGAGAAGTGGGATTGTGTGTCGAGATGTGTTCTGATGATGGTGGCTGTCCGAATGATGAGAAATGCTGCAGCAATGGATGTGGACATCAGTGTATGCCTccatataaag AGCAACCAAAGCCAGGAGTGTGTCCAAGCAAATCCCTGAGACGAAAAGTGTGTGCAGAGTCGTGTGTGAAGGACGGTGACTGTCCGAATGATGAGAAATGCTGCAGCAATGGATGTGGTCATCAGTGTATGCCTCCATATACAG CAAAGCCGGGAGTGTGTCGAAGCAAAATCCTTGAACGAGGAGTGTGTGCTGAGATGTGTGTTGATGACAGCGACTGTCTGAACGATGAGAAATGCTGCAGCAATGGATGTGGACATCAGTGTATGCCTCCATATACAG AGAAACCGAAGCCCGGAGTGTGTCCAAACAAACTTGTAGGAGCGTGTGTGGAGTCGTGTTCCTATGACAGCGACTGTCTGAAAGATGAGAAATGCTGCAGAAATGGATGTGGTGGACATCAGTGTACGGCTCCATATAAAG CAAAGCCAGGAGTGTGTCGAAGCAAAATCCTTGAACGAGGAGTGTGTGCTGAGATGTGTGTCGATGACAGCGACTGTCTGAACGATGAGAAATGCTGCAGCAATGGATGTGGACATCAGTGTATGGCTCCATATACAG AGAAACCAAAGCCTGGAGTGTGTCCAAACAAACTTGTAGGAGCGTGTGTGGAGTCGTGTTCCTATGACAGCGACTGTCTGAAAGATGAGAAATGCTGCAGCAATGGCTGTGGACATCAGTGTACGGCTCCATATACAG CAAAGCCAGGAGTGTGTCCAAACAAAATCCTTGTACCAAGAACGTGTTCTGAGTCGTGTGTTGATGACAGTGATTGTCCaaaaaatgagaaatgctgcAGCAATGGATGTGGACATCAGTGTACAGCTCCAAATAGAG TGAAGCCTGGTGACTGTCTCAAACCGACTCTGTGCCGAGAACTGTTACCGTCATGA
- the LOC137027908 gene encoding keratin-associated protein 10-7-like isoform X2: MTARLCCSMIVLLCSSVCWSVRDPEERVREIEPVDLVPPLPAKPGVCPKNYLEVATFRTCRESCAHDRDCPNTEKCCSNGCGHQCMPPYTGKPGVCPRINHGEVGLCVEMCSDDGGCPNDEKCCSNGCGHQCMPPYKESCVKDGDCPNDEKCCSNGCGHQCMPPYTAKPGVCRSKILERGVCAEMCVDDSDCLNDEKCCSNGCGHQCMPPYTEKPKPGVCPNKLVGACVESCSYDSDCLKDEKCCRNGCGGHQCTAPYKAKPGVCRSKILERGVCAEMCVDDSDCLNDEKCCSNGCGHQCMAPYTEKPKPGVCPNKLVGACVESCSYDSDCLKDEKCCSNGCGHQCTAPYTAKPGVCPNKILVPRTCSESCVDDSDCPKNEKCCSNGCGHQCTAPNRVKPGDCLKPTLCRELLPS, encoded by the exons ATGACGGCTCGACTGTGCTGCTCGATGATTGTTTTATTGTGTTCCTCTGTATGCTGGAGCGTAAGAGACCCCGAAGAACGAGTCAGAG aaatcGAACCCGTTGATTTGGTTCCACCGTTACCAG CAAAGCCAGGAGTGTGTCCTAAAAACTACCTTGAAGTAGCAACGTTTAGAACGTGTAGAGAGTCATGTGCCCATGACCGTGACTGTCCGAACACTGAGAAATGCTGCAGCAATGGATGTGGACATCAGTGTATGCCTCCATATACAg GAAAGCCAGGAGTGTGTCCACGCATAAACCATGGAGAAGTGGGATTGTGTGTCGAGATGTGTTCTGATGATGGTGGCTGTCCGAATGATGAGAAATGCTGCAGCAATGGATGTGGACATCAGTGTATGCCTccatataaag AGTCGTGTGTGAAGGACGGTGACTGTCCGAATGATGAGAAATGCTGCAGCAATGGATGTGGTCATCAGTGTATGCCTCCATATACAG CAAAGCCGGGAGTGTGTCGAAGCAAAATCCTTGAACGAGGAGTGTGTGCTGAGATGTGTGTTGATGACAGCGACTGTCTGAACGATGAGAAATGCTGCAGCAATGGATGTGGACATCAGTGTATGCCTCCATATACAG AGAAACCGAAGCCCGGAGTGTGTCCAAACAAACTTGTAGGAGCGTGTGTGGAGTCGTGTTCCTATGACAGCGACTGTCTGAAAGATGAGAAATGCTGCAGAAATGGATGTGGTGGACATCAGTGTACGGCTCCATATAAAG CAAAGCCAGGAGTGTGTCGAAGCAAAATCCTTGAACGAGGAGTGTGTGCTGAGATGTGTGTCGATGACAGCGACTGTCTGAACGATGAGAAATGCTGCAGCAATGGATGTGGACATCAGTGTATGGCTCCATATACAG AGAAACCAAAGCCTGGAGTGTGTCCAAACAAACTTGTAGGAGCGTGTGTGGAGTCGTGTTCCTATGACAGCGACTGTCTGAAAGATGAGAAATGCTGCAGCAATGGCTGTGGACATCAGTGTACGGCTCCATATACAG CAAAGCCAGGAGTGTGTCCAAACAAAATCCTTGTACCAAGAACGTGTTCTGAGTCGTGTGTTGATGACAGTGATTGTCCaaaaaatgagaaatgctgcAGCAATGGATGTGGACATCAGTGTACAGCTCCAAATAGAG TGAAGCCTGGTGACTGTCTCAAACCGACTCTGTGCCGAGAACTGTTACCGTCATGA